A single window of Leclercia adecarboxylata DNA harbors:
- the pepT gene encoding peptidase T yields MDKLLERFLQYVSLDTQSKPGVRQVPSTEGQWKLLQLLKTQLEELGLVNVTLSEKGTVMGTLPASVSGDIPTIGFISHVDTSPDFSGKNVNPQIVENYRGGDIALGVGDEVLSPVMFPVLHQLLGQTLITTDGKTLLGADDKAGVAEIMTALAVLKHNKVPHGDIRVAFTPDEEVGKGAKHFDVAAFDARWAYTVDGGGVGELEFENFNAASVNIRIVGNNVHPGTAKGVMVNALSLAARIHAEVPADESPEQTEGYEGFYHLTSIKGTVDRADMHYIIRDFNRDGFEARKRKMMDIAKKVGKGLHPDCYIELIIEDSYYNMHEKVIEHPYILEVAQQAMRDCGVEPQLKPIRGGTDGAQLSFMGLPCPNLFTGGYNYHGKHEFVTLEGMEKAVQVIVRIAELTAKQQ; encoded by the coding sequence ATGGATAAATTACTTGAGCGTTTTTTACAGTACGTATCGCTGGATACCCAATCTAAACCGGGTGTCCGCCAGGTGCCGAGCACCGAAGGACAATGGAAACTGTTACAGCTGTTAAAGACGCAACTGGAAGAGTTGGGTCTGGTCAACGTCACGTTAAGTGAGAAAGGGACGGTGATGGGGACGCTCCCGGCCAGCGTGAGCGGCGATATTCCGACCATTGGTTTTATTTCCCATGTTGATACCTCACCGGATTTTAGCGGTAAAAACGTGAATCCGCAGATTGTTGAGAACTATCGCGGCGGTGATATTGCGCTGGGGGTTGGCGACGAAGTGCTCTCCCCGGTGATGTTCCCGGTGTTGCACCAGCTGCTCGGGCAGACGCTGATCACCACCGACGGCAAAACGCTGCTGGGGGCCGATGATAAAGCCGGGGTGGCCGAGATCATGACCGCGCTGGCGGTGCTGAAGCACAACAAGGTGCCGCACGGGGATATCCGCGTCGCCTTCACCCCGGATGAAGAGGTGGGCAAAGGGGCGAAGCATTTCGACGTTGCGGCGTTCGATGCCCGCTGGGCCTATACCGTTGACGGCGGCGGCGTGGGTGAACTTGAGTTCGAGAATTTCAATGCGGCGTCGGTGAATATCCGCATCGTCGGCAATAACGTCCACCCGGGCACGGCGAAAGGGGTGATGGTGAACGCGCTGTCGCTGGCGGCCCGCATTCATGCCGAAGTCCCGGCAGATGAGAGCCCGGAGCAAACCGAGGGCTATGAGGGCTTCTACCACCTCACCAGCATCAAAGGGACGGTCGATCGCGCGGACATGCATTACATCATTCGCGATTTTAACCGCGACGGGTTTGAAGCGCGTAAACGTAAGATGATGGATATCGCCAAAAAGGTGGGCAAGGGTCTGCATCCGGATTGCTATATTGAGCTGATCATCGAGGACAGCTATTACAATATGCATGAAAAGGTGATCGAGCATCCGTACATTCTCGAGGTTGCCCAGCAGGCGATGCGCGACTGCGGCGTCGAACCGCAGCTAAAACCGATCCGCGGCGGCACCGACGGCGCGCAGCTCTCCTTTATGGGATTGCCGTGCCCGAATCTGTTTACCGGCGGCTACAACTACCATGGCAAGCACGAGTTCGTGACTCTCGAGGGGATGGAGAAAGCGGTGCAGGTGATTGTGCGGATTGCCGAACTTACCGCGAAGCAGCAGTAA